Within the Corynebacterium tuberculostearicum genome, the region GTCAGAGGCGGTCAGCTCGCTGGGTAGCTCAACGTCTACCACCGGCTGTTGCAGGGCCTTGTACTCCTCAATGAGAGCGCCAGCTTCCTGCTCCCATAACTCAAAGGTTTCACCCCGGCTCAAATCTGGGAGTTCCTCCATTGCTGCAAGGACTAGGTCCGCCCCGGCGACTGCCTCTGGGCTGGCCTCAAGCGCTGGGAACTGTGCGCTCTCCCCAAAATCATCCTCGGAAGGCTCATCGGGGACGGACCACTCGACCACGTACTGCGGGAATTGCTTTTTCAGGCGCTCCAAATACTCATAAGGGCGCTTCTTCGAACTATTAGCTACCCTGTTGGTTCCCGACCCTGTCACCGTCAGGGTGGATTCGGTGCGTGTCAAAGCCACGTAGAAAAGGCGCGCCGATTCTTCAGCCTTAATAGCCCGATCCTCTGCTTCGAAGGCCTTGCAGGCCTTATTGAAATCCGACCGTTTCACCGCATCTTCTGGCAGCTCGATGTAGTCATCATCGCCTGGGACTTTATCCACGCTTCTTAGGAAGGTATCGGCTTGCGCTTTATAGCTCGAAGAATCTGCATGCACTACGCACACATGCTCCCATTCCAGGCCTTTTGCCTTATGCACGGTCATAATTTGCACGCGGTCGGTAGCGGCAGGAACCTCACCGAGTTCCAGACCGTCTTCCTTTTCTAGCGCTAGCGCGAAATAGTCCAGGAGCGCAAAGAGGGAATCACCATGGAAGCTAGCAACAATATCGGCAAATTTGTCCAAGTGCGTAGCACCACCTGCGCTTCCACGCGCTAGGACTTCGGTGCGGATATTAAACAACGCTTCAATATCGGCGAAGATGTCCACCAGCGGTTTGGAAAGAGAATAGGTGCGCAGGTGTCGCAGTTTGGCAGAAACCTCTTCCATACGGGCGAGGCCTTGCGGGGTATAGCGGTCCCTCTCACCTAGGTCGGCCAGGGCGTCGGCAAGGCCGACGCGCTGATCTGGCTCCTCAGCGGTGACATCTTCCAGCTGCGCGCGCAGGTATTCTTCCGGGTCCATTCCCGGTTCCCAGCGCAAGCGCTCCTCCCTCGCGCCGGCCAGGTTTCGTTGGCGGGAAGCAAGTGCTTGAATATCGCTAATTCCCAGGCCACAAATGGGGCCCGCGAGCACGCGCACGGCCGCAGGCAAGTCTTCTGGTCGCACGAGCATAGTGGCAATAGCTACAAGGTCCTGGATTTCTGGCTGCCACAGCAGGCCACCGAGACCGATGATTTCATTGGGTACGCCCGCTTTGTCTAAAGCCGCCGCAATTGCTGCGGATTGTTTGTTCTTCCGCACCAGAACTGCTGCGCTGAAGATATCGCCTTCGCGCTTTTCCCACTGTTTCCTAAGATGTTCGGCTACGAATTCGCGCTCGCGAGCTTCGCTGTCAAAGTAAGCCAGCTGAATCTCACCTTCGCCCTTGTGCGGTGCGGCTGAGAGCGCATCTACGGGGCGTTCACCTCCCTCGAATACCCCCTCAGCCACTAAGTTTGCCAAATCCAGCGCGCCAGAGGGGTTGCGCCAAGAGGTGGTCAACTGGTCCTTCGGAGCGGGTGTGCCCGGCGCGACCGGGAAGTCCTCCACGAAGGCAGTGAGGTTTTCAGAGGTCGCACCACGCCACCCGTAGATGGCCTGC harbors:
- a CDS encoding ATP-dependent helicase produces the protein MPKSNFSPQQIAAALGKDFPPTEEQAHVIEGPFSPKLVVAGAGAGKTETMASRVVYLVANGYVRPEQVLGLTFTRKAAQQLEQRIRRQLIKLRDSGLIPPGGEVTEALENIAPKVATYDSYAGELVREYGLLVPVEPTARIITEAERYSLAYDVVRNYTGQLEDDRALATITETLLKFSQDIDNGLKGTEHIAQHARDFRADIDNLEKTPKNGPEYSNDLLKYLATQDRRVQYVPLLEALHKEQTERQVITFGEQMAVAARVARDHPVVGKQQSQRYKVVMLDEYQDTSYAQRVLLRSLFGGEQEGLSVTAVGDPMQAIYGWRGATSENLTAFVEDFPVAPGTPAPKDQLTTSWRNPSGALDLANLVAEGVFEGGERPVDALSAAPHKGEGEIQLAYFDSEAREREFVAEHLRKQWEKREGDIFSAAVLVRKNKQSAAIAAALDKAGVPNEIIGLGGLLWQPEIQDLVAIATMLVRPEDLPAAVRVLAGPICGLGISDIQALASRQRNLAGAREERLRWEPGMDPEEYLRAQLEDVTAEEPDQRVGLADALADLGERDRYTPQGLARMEEVSAKLRHLRTYSLSKPLVDIFADIEALFNIRTEVLARGSAGGATHLDKFADIVASFHGDSLFALLDYFALALEKEDGLELGEVPAATDRVQIMTVHKAKGLEWEHVCVVHADSSSYKAQADTFLRSVDKVPGDDDYIELPEDAVKRSDFNKACKAFEAEDRAIKAEESARLFYVALTRTESTLTVTGSGTNRVANSSKKRPYEYLERLKKQFPQYVVEWSVPDEPSEDDFGESAQFPALEASPEAVAGADLVLAAMEELPDLSRGETFELWEQEAGALIEEYKALQQPVVDVELPSELTASDMVALRADPLQFARRQRRPVPFKPNSYAKRGTAFHAWLEDRFGSPALLGEEELPGIDEPEDFDLEELKQAFLNSEWAERQPEHVEAPFEITIGESVVRGRMDAVFRLEDGTWMVVDWKTGRPPQGEAMDAAKIQLAVYAEAWRRIHGGEKIRAAFYYVHDGYTFEPARLPRGAELKKLLESSVEYHKG